The DNA window GAGAGTTTAGTATTATTGATCTGTCAGTTTATGTAtaattaatgtttttaaatgccGTATAAATGTGAAGGTTCACaattctttcaaattctgtctTAAAGCACTATTTGtgcttttgatttttattgaacatACTGAAAAAATGATCCAAGTTTCTCTTCATAACCTAAAAAACATAagttgagatcaggtgacttgAATTTGAAGAACATCTGATTTTGCTGATTTGAGAAACTCCTATTGCTTTTGCAGtttgctttgggtcattatctgTTTACACAGTCTGATCAGGAGCGTTTGGTTGAATCCGAGCAGAGAGTGCAGCCCTGTTGCTTCCATCAGCAGTCACAAAACACCACTGACAGTCATACGTGTCTATGCCATAATATTAGCCCCTCCATGTTAgacagatgatgtggtatgcTTCAGATCATGAGCTGTTTCTCTCCTGCTCCATACCTTTCTCTTCCCATCATTTTGATACAAGTTAATAAAAGTTAATCTTGGGTTTATCtgaccaaacatttttttttacagagctGTGCTCTTTTAGATGTTTGCTGGCAAAGTCTAGTCTGGCCTTCAAGTGGTTGCTTGCACCTTTTAAATCCTCCATATTTACATTCATGAAGGTGATTGTAGACCTTGACAATGATACTCCTGCATCCTGAAATATTTTTGACTTGTCTTTAACGTGTGAAGTTGTTTTTCCttaaccattttttttttttttttgaaggaaaaaaaaaaaaaggatcggTCTTCAGTAGGATAGTTCTGGAAAATTTCAGTATTTGACTGTTTATTTCGTTATTTTACATGGACTAAAAAATACTGTGGATATACCCTTTAACTAAAATGTTTGATTCTTTCCATCAGAGAGCATCACGTTGATGAAGATGGAAGGCACATTCAATCTATCAACTACACATCAGAAGGTGTATCTATTTTTCTTTAGCATTTACTGTATGCCAAGGAAAGACCACTTGCTGAAGTCAATttacagaaaaaatgaaaactatttggactaaaacatttatttatttttaagtcatTTAACATACAGAGTGACATAAAGCAGTACTGCACTGAGTCTGAATGGCTAATGTTAAAGGAATCATACATTTTgaatatggaaataaatgagtcATGTTTTACAGTTTCTGATGGAAGATACATTTGTTTTCTAGAGAGAGTTGATATTTCAGAAGAAACTGTTGAAAGCATCGATCAGGTGGCTGTCATGACATCCAACATCCTGTTCTTCATCATCATGTTCATCTTTGCCATCTTTGAGACGTATGTATTTCTTCAAAGACGTCAGACTCACAGATGGTACATAAAAGCTGGTTCcaagtagggctgggtatcgccACTGATTTCTATTAGTTATTCAATTTTGATTGATGAGGTCCCGGTTTGATTTCATTTTgactcagtcagaaatattgtgataatGATCATTTACAAGTacatgtgagacttcatcagaggtgtaagcatcacagcagataactttgtgtcaaagtaactgaggataaaacagaaaaatataaaggaGATCATTTTATACATTATCTCTGCGATTGACAAGCTTCCTGGTTTCAAAACGCAAGCATGGTGACAGTTCTCAGCCAGAGCTATGCCTGTCTTTTATATCCAGTCTAGgcagtctttctctctctttaaaaCCTCTTTTGTACTCTGTTGtgattctgtgtttttcttcagaATTACCACGCCCCTATCTATGGACATGTTTGCCTGGACAAGGGAAGAAGCTGTGCTGTACAACGGGATCATTCTCTGCTGCATCGGATTTGTATCAATCTTGGTGTTTCTGGCTGTAAAAGTGGCTGCTCTTAGGTATCACCCCTCTCACTGCACATATAAATTACATCAAATAAAGAATCGCCTTTCCTGAATTTCGTTAATTTCCTTCCAGATTCGGAGATCGGCCTGTGTTGTTAATCGGCTTGGTCATTATTTTCTGTGGCTTCTTTATTCTTCTTCCATGGGGAAACCATTATCCTAAAATCCAGTGGGCAGGTATTGATCGGTTGAATTAAGTAGTCAGATTAGTTTCCAGTTGTTGCCATTTTGACTCTTGACAGCTCAGTGTGTAGTTGTTACATCTTTCCAAGCATCTGTTTAGATTTAAACTAATTTCTACCCTCCTCTTTCACAAACAGACATAAAAAACAACTCCTTTGTGACTCAGATGCCTGACCTCATGCTAGCCCCGAACAGTACTGTGGAGCCAACGGGGTGTCCCATCGAACAAACCTGGTGCCAGTATACTCCTGCTATACACATAGCTCAGTTCTTCTCAGCGGACTTCCTCATTGGAGTGGGATACCCAGCCTGCAATGTGATGTCCTACACACTGTATTCCAAAATCCTTGGACCCAAACCTCAGGTAAATACTAACATGTGTGatgctttaaaataattttgaacGCGCCCATATACTTCTCAAATGTTTCACCAGGGTGTGTACATGGGCTGGCTGACGGCGTCGGGCAGCGGGGCACGGACACTCGGCCCGGTCTTCGTCTCCCATGTCTACACCCACCTGGGACCTCGCTGGACCTTCAGCCTCATCTGCGGCATGGTGGCAGGAGCCATCATCCTCCTCATCTCGGCCTACCGCAGACTCATTGCCTTTTCTGTTCGCCATGGAAGGATTGTAGAGTAGCATTGATGGAAACCGATCGCCGTTTGTTATACTTGCTTTCAGCACATAAGTCCTGGCCATCATGACATTCTGTCGCTGCCACTTTGAAAAGTGGGGACGgataaacttttaaaagtttgtAACTCAGGGTTTTGACTTTTTAACTCTTGcaaagacagtttttttttcataacatGATCGAAGACCGCTGCTTCATGATTTATAAAGGAGCTAAAACTGCAGTGAACGCGCCGCTCACTTGTTGGGAAAGAAAACATGACAGAAGTGTGTCTTTGAGTGATGAACATAATTACACATGCATTACATCATAGAACATTACATTTGACAATTTTAACATTTCCTGCTAAACTCTTTTTcttaatggaaaaaaatactgatattaTTTTTCCTTCTGTTAATGGCTTAACCTGTAGTTGTTTAAAACTGCGGGTTTTTGTCTATTGGAAAATATTCAGAAATGTCTGGGTGGGTGCGGGTGTGTATGGTAACAATAAActgattaataaataaactgtttaagATTTTATCTAACCCTGTGCTGGCAGTATTTAGTGTGTATATCTTATGATGAGGTGGGCTTCTTTATATCAGACAATGTATTATGTGTAGCCTAACATTGTTGCTCCTCAGAGAAGGCTTAAGCAGCTGTGCACTTTaaattgttaaagaaaaaacataacaaaaaaaaaacatgagaagAGGCAGGAAGTGTTCCctctctttaaagaaaaaataacactgcAGACCTCTTCGGGCAATCGGATGGATGACTCTGCATTTGGTTGCCAGGAGAACGATACTTTCTGACTAATAAAGTTTTGTGGTGGGGGGATTATGGCGtgagtttgtttttcattcaaagtgaaaggaactcttaaagCTTCAGCATACTGACATCTTGGACGTCCCCAACTTTGTGGAAACAGTTTGAGGCTGGACCCTTCTGTTCTAGCATGACTGAACACCAGTGGACAAAgtaaggtccataaagacagtgagtttggtgtggaaaaacttgactggcctgcacaaagTCTTGACCTCAACCAGAGAACACTGTTAGCATGAAAAAACAGGAGACCTTCTCATGTAAACCCTACTTTGCACTTTTGGAagaatggtttaaaaaaaaaaaaaatcctaaacacACTCCTGAACCTTGGAGAAAGCCTCTCCATGAGATCTGGAAGCTGTAAAAGCTGTGGATCAACATCATATTAAACCTAAAGATGGCCGCTGAAGTTCATATGCGTGTGAAGGCAGACGAACCAATGCTTTTGCCAATCCAGTGTCTACGGTGCGTACTTGGCTATATTGTTATAATGACATAACATTTACAACACAGTCTAATGCTGTTAATTCCTACCAAATTCCATACCAAAGTAGGCTTTGCAGAGCTAGCAGACACATCTGCAGGTTCAAGGACTGAAACAGACCcactacatttacatttttattgcaaataaacaacaaaaggtCATCCATGTGTCCGGGAAGGGGGCAGGAAGACGGCGCGCATGCGTTCAATAAAAGCCAAGTCCCGCCCGTGCGCTCGTGTGCGTTCACGCGATGTTGAAAGTGATCGAGAGGGAGCGCGCCAGTATGTTGGCAGCAAAAGTTAGAGGCTGCTAACATTAGCATTAGTAATGAAACTTAGGGTGAAATTAACTGCGTCGTGAGAGTGTGTAAAGCCGTGACAGGACTTATATTAGTAAACATGGAGATTTATAGAGAAGAGGAGGGTAAGAAAGCgctttttgtgtcttttaaaaAGTTGTTGGCTAACGTGGCTACGAAGCTAGCTCGCTTGTAGGAGTCATGTTTGTGTAGAGAGGAGCCAAAGCCTGGTTATTGAACCGACTGTATTTATATTGctctttgttcttttgtttgcttttgcagaGATTCCGGATCCTCATATGTTCGTAAGTATGCTCTCTTCCTTAAAGTTTACGCGCGCGTTAGCTTACGCTTTGTGGAAAAGCTCCCCGCGTGTTGGCTCTTACTTCGTGGGGGGAGTTTATGGGTCTGGGGACCGGATGGGTAAGGTGTTAAGATCATCAATGGGTTCCTCGCAGGTTGGCCGTAAAAGCAGCACAGTCTAATTTGCTGAATGGAAACATGTAAACACTGCGCCGTGTCACTTCCTGTACATATCCTGTATTCAGAGAAACGCTGTACGTGCACAGCTGCTTCTTACGGAAATCTAAACACAGTTTTACCAGTGAGCAGGATGTCTGTGAAATGGTTTAGAAAACAGTGATATTAGTAATCCGTCTACAAGGAATTACAAACCACGCTTTGCTTTTTTGCGTGACAGTGAGGCGGATATTTGAGGTAATAATCTCGTATTGTACGTGCAAAGTGGTCTTAATTGGACATTTCTGCTCCGAATATAATATATTGACTCCATAACAAATCCTAAACCAGTCCGTGGATTATTCTAAGGAAAAGTGCCGTCTTCGTATCTGTTGGGTTAGTGACATTTCTTCATTAAGTGGCATGTTGTTGCCCCTTTTCCTCCCACGTGTATAACCTGCCTGTGGATTTCCTTTTTCTGCCTCGGAACTCAAGATGTACAGATTAGCACATCAAACACGAAAAGCTGCTCCACAAACAACTCCAGTGGATCAGATAACTGCACAGCTGATTATGTAACGcttgacatttatttttgtgccaGACAAACTTTGCTCCACTGTAATTTATTGGTGCTGTTAAAGTGGAGAGAAAAGACTTTATAGCTTTGTTTAATCACACCAACCTTCTATTTGCATTTGTGCTCAACATTACAGCTCTTATAGTGATTCTTCTATAAGTCTGACTAAAATAAACGATAGTATTCAGTATGAGAATATGCTCCACATCCCCAAATTAGATGCAGGCTGCTTTGTTGTTGCATTCACGTGTATTTATTATAGTGCAAGACCAGAGAAAGGGGCTTGCCTGCTGATCCAGTGACTCAGAGCTTCTGGATAAAGGAAAGTGAAACTCTTGGACATGGTGCTTTTCAGTGCCAGCATTCTTACTGGAGCTCAGAGGCATGCTGAGTAGTGGCAGTGGTGCAGTTTTTCAGCAGCTGTGGGAATACTCCACACTTATCATACTGGGATCCAGATGTAGGTGGAATGTGGGTAAGAATTCAAGGCTGGAGAGGCTGCGAGCGAGGACTGTACGTGACTGTTTGTGAATACTTTTCAaatctctttgtctctctccctcctgtttAGAGAACTGTTTTAGGGATGTTTGAAGGACGTCCTCATATGCAAAGAATAATAAGATGTGGCCTTCTTGGTAAGGAGATATTGTGCAACATGTCTGCTGTGCACATTTGAGTGTGTCGGTCTTTATTTGTGTGACTGTATGAAACTTGTTGTTGTTCCTACAGGTATTGACTACGATGACGATCTAGACGACCCAGGCAATGATGATTATGTTACCGGTAGTTGGAGTCATGATTTCCATGGATACCCTGCAAACCGCCTGAGGTCATCCAGCGCTGTATATCAGCCTGTATACCCTTCAGCCCGTAATTCTTCTTGCCCGTCCCCTTTAAGATTTCAGACAAAGGAGCACGTAAGTGTTTAGTTTTACCGTTTTCTTTTTGATGTGAAGTTGTGCTGCAGACTCTAAATGATTCAAATCTGCTTCTTTAGGATGCTGAGAGAAAAGCCAGATTATTAGAAGAatctaaaaaaatgaaagacaaaGCTGAGAAGAAGCGGCTTAAGAAACGGGTAAATCCTGCTTTCTTGAATATGAAGTGATTGGTAATAAATGTCAGCTCGTGTGAGTAATGTTCACTGCGTGTGTTTGTTGATCAGAAACAGAAGGAAAGGAAACGTctcgagaagctggagaaggaCAAGCTGAACCCTGAAAAAAACGAGGAGGTGATGATTGTTTTATGCAACACGTTTCGAAAAAAGAAACGGTCCTCTTATTTCACAAACTTGTGTTCTGTGCTTTACAGGGAAAAGATGATGCAGAGGAGGGTGAAGCTGTTAATGATGAACACAGAGCCAATAACAATACTAGTGTTAAACCGCAGGCCTCAGCCAAAGATACAGACAGCAGTGACAGTAGCGACGTTTCCAGTGATGAAGACGGCAACTCCAAGAACGACTCAGGCGACTCAGAGGTAGCACTTTTAAGAGTGGATATCATTCTCAAAATGAACCACTGATTGATGCCTGATGGTGTAAAGTGCCATTAACCTGATACTGTTCTTTTAATCCAATTTACTGAATACAGGAAAAGATGATCGCATAAGATTTGGCTGTAAATTATATCACTTTCTGTTcatcaattacattttttttcctcgtcTCTTTTTAAGGAACTTGATATGACGAGTAGTTTTGTGAGAAAAGCTGCTCTTATAGCCATGCATAAACTGGAGCAGAAGCCCAAACTggagaagaaggagaaaagGAAGATGCCAGAAAAAGAAGAATACAAAACAGTCCCCGAAAAATCACATGAAGAACGGGAGGCTGCAAAGAAGGTGAAGAAGCTCGCATACAGATCAGATTGATGCAGTGTTTCCTCCATACGAGTGAGTTAAGTAGGAGATGGAAACTACGCTTTTCCTCCTTCTTACTCGTGTGTGTTTGTACCCGTTTAGACGTCTTTGTTGGGACCAAAAATTGGAATTTTGCTATATTTGTGTGGACCAACAGTCACATGTGAGGACAGAAGTGCCTCTCCTCACGGGTTTGAAGGAAGTTTTGAGActaaaaatgtggttttagtgtcagggctaCATTTAGGTTATGGCTAGGTTTAGGCTAAGGGTTAGgtaagcattatgtcaattagatgtcctcactaagatgtCAAAACGaaagtgtgtgggtgtgtgaaaCTCACCGCAGAGAAATGAAATGTGTGCACATCTGTTAGTTAAACATCTTAGATAAAACAGCAGTGATGAAGGAAACGCTGGAGAATGACCACAAAGCTGTAAAACCTGCTATATTGTCTTTTGGTGCACGTTAAAGGTTGAAACTCTGTTCTTGCTGTCTACGCAGGACTCTGCTGCGTCCAGCGTTCCCTCCTTTGAAGACCATGTAAAAATAAGCACAGAGCTTGCCGGTAAGTTTCGTCATTATTCATTCACATAAATTCTCAGTGAGGTGATTTGACTTTTAAAGAAtacgtaaaataaatatttatcttccttttttttcccctagtCATTGGAAATAAGCATGCGAGTGCTGGAGACTTTAATATGGCTGTGAAGTATTTCACAGATGCAATTAAGCACAACCCTAAAGAGTTTAAGTAAGAACATCTCACTTTAAGTAACAGCAGTGATTTCACTTGCACCACTAGCTTTAATGCCATCTTTGCATCTGTCGCAGGCTATTTGGAAATCGGTCCTTCTGTTTTGAGAAGTTGCAAGAATACGAGAAGGCGTTAATGGATGCAGAGTTGTCGCTTGGCATATGTCCAGGTTGGGATAAAGGCCTGTATAGGAAGGGAAGAGCTCTGGCTGGTCTAAAGgtaaaaataaagcttttatCTAATCTTAACAACCCTCACATgtcatgtttaatatgctgtgtGTTTCTGATTTTAAGAGCAGACTCTTGTGCAACAGTGTCCTTTGTTACAAAGCACTCTTTAACCAAAGTAGCAACACATTTTTCCAACCAATGAGAAACATTATAAAGGGACATACATTTGAGTGCTGGTCACAGGGAAGTTAGCTTAGTCTTAACTTGTTGATGCAGCTGCAGTCGGCTGTGTAGCGGCACATACTGGATGTGACCCGTCAGCGGTTGTAATGTTTACAGTTCAGGTTACAGCGACTTTGACAATGTCGCCTTGTTTGCAGCATCACTGCAGTTGTTGCACAGGTTCACATTATTTTCCCCTAAGACCAACTCTGCTCAGTTCAActcagttttcagggttttccattaCGTAGTAATACCTGGAACCAGGAACTTTTTTTCCTACTCGGTCGGGGTTCCAAGTGAGCTGAGTCAATCTGAGAATGTGACCTGAAGAGATCGTGTGCCACTGATTGGCCAGTCAGTCACGTCACTTGATGAGTCATGAGAGCGCCAGTTCTGAAACCTGTCAATGAGGGAAATGGCTCCACAAAGTCCGTTTAAAAAGCCGTGTACTATCGCCTCACATACAGATGACATCAGCCGTGTTGCTATAACAACCCCACACACATTGAGGTGATCCTCAACTGTAACAGAGAGCAACTGAAACAGTCGCGTCGAGTAGATACTATTGAGAAAGAAGCATTAGACTTTTTCTGACTCAGTGTTCTGACAGCAATTAGGCCAATTAGTGAAGCAACAAATTGATCTGAACCCAGGTTTACTTTGAATTGAAGTTCTTGCTGTCCGTAATGTTTCAGAGGTATGAGGAAGCTGCCCTGGCCTTCACGGAAGTTCTCAAACTGGACAGTTCGTGTGCAGAAGCTGCGCAGGAGCTGATGCGTGTGCAGATAACACAGCTAATGGTATGTAGCAGCTGCGCTTAGTGGTGCAGTCACACTACATGCATGTAACTACATTGTGTACTTGAATCCAACCAGAAACAGTGCTAACATGTTCATAGTTGAGATGAGAAAAATGGCCTGCAGCTCGAGGTTTCAGCTGTGAGGGAAAGTTGGGAAAATGAAGactgagcctttttttttttttgaatgtgcTTCttactgtgtgtttctgttttgcttcaGGAGTTCGGTTTTACTCGAGAGCAGAGCTCAAATGCTTTAATAATTCATGGGACGGTTAAAAAAGCACTAGAAGTGCTGTCTAAGTTAAACGATCGACCAGGTGAGTTTCTCACTCCACGCAGTTGTGGAAATAAGTCTTTTGTTCTTGTAGCCCACCTGTGTATTATCCACAGAGAGTATCACTTGTATATTAGGCTTAAACTGACGAAATGTGTTTAACTGTGTATTTTTATCCAGTTTAATTGCTGATCTTTGTGTGCAGGAGCTCTTCCGAACGGCTCTCTCCCACCTGTTCAAGTAGCAAATGTCACTGGAGTGTCTCCAATCCTTTCAGCCAACACAATCGCTGCACCTGCTGCCGCTGTGCGTCCTGCTCAGTCCAAGGATGCGCTGAAAAAAACACTTATGAACAAACCTTTGGGCGCAGTCCAGAATACATCTGCTGCTCAGAGTCAATCAAAGCCTATTCTTACTCAGCCCATGAAGGCCAGCAACGGCGTTAATCGACCATCACTGTGAGTACTGATTCACTCTCACCGCAGGGTGCTTACGTGGAAGGTTGAGATGTTGCATTTTTAACACGATAATGTTTATAGTGGACATTGAAGGATCTTTTGAAGTGatggtggggggaaaaaatccagaCTGGACTCTTGGCTTAAAGTTCTCAAAATACATTAGTTTTGATTTCACAACAGATTAATTCTTGGAGTAAATGTAGTCTAATATAACTGTGCAGAAGTAACAATGTGGGATTGAGGTTGTACACCAGGAGCCCTTTAATTTCTCTGCTTACTGTTCCCGTGCGGCACCACTAATGAAGCGAGAGAACACCGTAAGCACGCCACTCACTCAGCTTGgatttagggctgccacgattagtcgactagtcacgattacgtcgactaccaaaatcgtcgacgactgatttaatagtcgacgcgtcgtttgaagctttgtaagatcacaaaagacgcaggaataagtagcaggatttaagagtgtaataatggactgaaacagaagatggcagcactgcatgtacaaggatgccagctgccgttaaacccagaagaagaagaagctgtgtcccagaattcatagctcagtttccaacaatggcggcagctagttagttttaatgttactcttattattctttctgggtcacaaaataaacgtttaacatatttgcaggcgagaatgtagctgtgtaaacctcaaatatcggctcagtttatcaggacaccacatattttcaaaagcactctgacgttttcggagacgtctgttacccactagctcgatagctagccaggggcaaggctcactggagcccgtgagaacaccggactcccagctaattgttttcaaacccaccgccgtctttcactactcaggttaaacatgatatataagtcacttagataacttaaaaatgttattgtttggcttttttagtattttatttgttcctgagtaaatcggtttggctgagattaaaggtatagtttttacacagctgaataaacatcaagcagacagctgattatcagaagtgtgagatgctcgagaatatactccggtgtcctgttatattttagatagcaaggagtttattaaacttcaccgaaacaatctgcaaatttcattaaacttcaataaactatcatcttgtctttatttttagttagcacagaccttaaacacttaaagctgtaagctaatgatagttatataagagcagatgtaggctggtgcaataagctgtgttttacgtccaatggacgtaaaacgtacagcgaCTAATCAGTACGTAcgtgatctgattagtcgactaattgcaaaaataatcggtgactagtcgactatcaaaattgtttgtggcagccctacttggATTGAATCTATGCCTAAAAAACAAAAGCGGAGTTTGATATTTTAGCTCAAAAATGGCCCTTTGTGTTACTATTGCTGATTTACTGGTTTCCAATTGGATAATAATGACCTCAAATGGCACAGCCTCAAACTTCATAACCACCACTTCATCCACAGCTAGTGTAAACAGGTGGATTGATTACATGAAGCAGAAGCAGCGTGGGTATATGTGGCGAGACAGGAaggttaatataaaaaaaacaactgattcTCAATCGGTTTTTGTAATTGCAAAATTTAATTAGTCAACAGACAAGGTACTTTATTGGTATTCTTTCACCTTTAATTAGACGGTGTATCCCAGGAAATCATTAGAGCAGAAAGTcattaggctttttttttttttaaactgtttactATGCATATTATAAATTATTGTATAGCTATCCCCAAAACAGACCTTGTGCATAGGTCgtatattgttttttaaatggtgtCTTCTTTCAACAGGGAGCTGTTTCCAGTTTGGGTGGGAAACCTGAATTTCCCAGTAACCGACTCCATGCTTGCAAACCTGTTTAACAAGTAAGAGCCTGTAGTGGAGTTCTAGGGTTTGTTATGTAATAAAAGTAAATAGCTCTGTAGTGTAGTGAGACACTTTTTATGgtaactttgttttgtttttttacacactCCTGTCCTGCAGGGTCGGGGTCGTCTATAGCGTCAAGGTTTTGACTGCCAAACGATGTGCCTTTGTTAACTATACAAAACAAGAACATTGTGATGAAGCAATCCGACGTTTTCATGTAAGTGCATCCTTTATTGTGGTACTGTGTCGTAATTCCATAGTACTGTTTGTGAAGTTGCAGAGAGGCAGTCGCTGTTGTAATTTGCAGGATGGCTGTCTGGCCGAAATCCAGGAAGCGGGGCCGCTTTAGATTCTTTAATGTATCATTAAATTTTAACTCCCTGAGACACCGAAGCTACAAAAGCCCTTGAATTTATGAAAGgagttttaatttgtcatttatctATTCAACtaaatatgaataataaaaatTCAGACTGCAGGCAAAGAAGTGCATCAATCTCCAGGGTCAGAAATCTGCCCTGCTTCAAGCCCTGAATTTTGCATTTTAGGGGTTCGTCTTTATGTGTGCCCCCTTTCCTAATCTCCTTAGGccagttttttttctacactTGTGTCTGTCTAGTTTTTGTTTGAGTCGTCTGAAACTGTCTGGATCATGCTGTGAATGCGTTGTTGATGTGTAACTCTTATCACACGGTCACGCGTCTCTCTGTGATTTTGGTGAATACTTTGTCACGTGCCCAGGTTACTCCTCCACCCACTAAACTAGTATTGTGTTCACTCGTCAGGGCTTTGAGCTGAATCACAACAAGCTCGCTGTCAGGTATCCGGACAGGATTCCTGCAGGCTTGGGTATTTCCAGATCTGCCCTGAGAGCTGATGACCTGCCAGATTAGAACGTGAGGTGAGTCCTTTCATACCAGACTTCACAGCTCTGACTGTGCTGCCTCCTGCTCGCTCTACCCGGGCAGCTCTCTCACCTGAACCAAACCGAGTACTTTAAGTAGTGAGAGAGTGTCAGTGTCAGTCTGATTACTGGAAGTGTCCTGCTGAAAGCTACATAAGAAAAAGGACACCTGGGGACACCATCCTGCTAGGATGAGACTTAATGTGTGAAAATGGGCCAAGAGGTTAAAGGAATAGTTCAAAACTTTATTCCCTGGCATAAAGGAGCAAGCTATTTAATTATCCAACACATAAATAGCAGGATTATAATGCGATTATGTGTTTAAACTGCTAAATTTAAGTGACTCATACCTAAaatgtagttttgtttttattgcaggCATAACGAGAAAAGCCAAAGGACAGTACGTCCTTAGAAACCCATCCCCGACCACAGAGGGGACTACTGAATGAAGACCCAGCTGCTACTTGGCCTGaatgttgttttcaataaatactTCTTGTCCAGTACAGACTAATC is part of the Maylandia zebra isolate NMK-2024a linkage group LG3, Mzebra_GT3a, whole genome shotgun sequence genome and encodes:
- the mfsd8 gene encoding major facilitator superfamily domain-containing protein 8, with product MSQPEPDSTTPLLRDERSSSDDSQDDDYRSRWRSIRVMYFTMFLSSVGFTIVITSLWPYLQKTDDSTDASFLGWVVAAYSIGQMVASPIFGWWSNHRPRREPLVCSISINLAANIYYAYAYLPKTYNKYHILMSRVFVGFGAGNVAVVRSYVAGATSLNERTGAMANMSACQALGFILGPALQACLSFIGEEGVTLDFIALKLNMYTTPALLAAVFGLINILLVVILLREHHVDEDGRHIQSINYTSEERVDISEETVESIDQVAVMTSNILFFIIMFIFAIFETITTPLSMDMFAWTREEAVLYNGIILCCIGFVSILVFLAVKVAALRFGDRPVLLIGLVIIFCGFFILLPWGNHYPKIQWADIKNNSFVTQMPDLMLAPNSTVEPTGCPIEQTWCQYTPAIHIAQFFSADFLIGVGYPACNVMSYTLYSKILGPKPQGVYMGWLTASGSGARTLGPVFVSHVYTHLGPRWTFSLICGMVAGAIILLISAYRRLIAFSVRHGRIVE
- the LOC101470426 gene encoding uncharacterized protein LOC101470426 isoform X2 is translated as MWRTVLGMFEGRPHMQRIIRCGLLGIDYDDDLDDPGNDDYVTGSWSHDFHGYPANRLRSSSAVYQPVYPSARNSSCPSPLRFQTKEHDAERKARLLEESKKMKDKAEKKRLKKRKQKERKRLEKLEKDKLNPEKNEEGKDDAEEGEAVNDEHRANNNTSVKPQASAKDTDSSDSSDVSSDEDGNSKNDSGDSEELDMTSSFVRKAALIAMHKLEQKPKLEKKEKRKMPEKEEYKTVPEKSHEEREAAKKDSAASSVPSFEDHVKISTELAVIGNKHASAGDFNMAVKYFTDAIKHNPKEFKLFGNRSFCFEKLQEYEKALMDAELSLGICPGWDKGLYRKGRALAGLKRYEEAALAFTEVLKLDSSCAEAAQELMRVQITQLMEFGFTREQSSNALIIHGTVKKALEVLSKLNDRPGALPNGSLPPVQVANVTGVSPILSANTIAAPAAAVRPAQSKDALKKTLMNKPLGAVQNTSAAQSQSKPILTQPMKASNGVNRPSLELFPVWVGNLNFPVTDSMLANLFNKVGVVYSVKVLTAKRCAFVNYTKQEHCDEAIRRFHGFELNHNKLAVRYPDRIPAGLGISRSALRADDLPD
- the LOC101470426 gene encoding uncharacterized protein LOC101470426 isoform X1, with the translated sequence MEIYREEEEIPDPHMFRTVLGMFEGRPHMQRIIRCGLLGIDYDDDLDDPGNDDYVTGSWSHDFHGYPANRLRSSSAVYQPVYPSARNSSCPSPLRFQTKEHDAERKARLLEESKKMKDKAEKKRLKKRKQKERKRLEKLEKDKLNPEKNEEGKDDAEEGEAVNDEHRANNNTSVKPQASAKDTDSSDSSDVSSDEDGNSKNDSGDSEELDMTSSFVRKAALIAMHKLEQKPKLEKKEKRKMPEKEEYKTVPEKSHEEREAAKKDSAASSVPSFEDHVKISTELAVIGNKHASAGDFNMAVKYFTDAIKHNPKEFKLFGNRSFCFEKLQEYEKALMDAELSLGICPGWDKGLYRKGRALAGLKRYEEAALAFTEVLKLDSSCAEAAQELMRVQITQLMEFGFTREQSSNALIIHGTVKKALEVLSKLNDRPGALPNGSLPPVQVANVTGVSPILSANTIAAPAAAVRPAQSKDALKKTLMNKPLGAVQNTSAAQSQSKPILTQPMKASNGVNRPSLELFPVWVGNLNFPVTDSMLANLFNKVGVVYSVKVLTAKRCAFVNYTKQEHCDEAIRRFHGFELNHNKLAVRYPDRIPAGLGISRSALRADDLPD